The Lewinellaceae bacterium genome includes a region encoding these proteins:
- a CDS encoding amidophosphoribosyltransferase, whose amino-acid sequence MSEQIKHECGIALVRLLKPLEYYQEKYGTSLYGLNKLRLLMQKQRNRGQDGAGMATIKLNPNPGEKYISRKRSVATNYLEDLFKQVYWHFENLPEDKLNDSAWLKGNKPYVGEVLLGHLRYGTHGDNSIETCHPFLRQNNWITRNLILAGNFNMTNVDELFGHLVELGQYPKEKSDTVTVLEKIGHFLDDEVERLFTWYKPNEISNEKINKLIIHKLNVNRILKRASKKFDGGYVIAGMIGHGDAFMMRDPSGIRPAYYYADDEIVVAASERPAIQTALDVHFSLIKEIEPGHALIIKHDGRVKLKQFKHPLERNACSFERIYFSRGTDRDIYLERKKLGELLADTVTQAIDGEFEHTVFSAVPNTAETAFFGMVEGLEKRLNVIKQQKILELGDQLDATKLEQILSRKPRVEKIVVKDAKLRTFIADTDSRGDMVSHVYDVTYGIVQNHVDTLVLLDDSIVRGTTMRDSIIQMVARLKPKKIIIVSSAPQIRYPDCYGIDMSKINEFVAFRALVGLLKDHKKEHLLQETYKRCKATEHFPKEKIKNELIELYNEFTYEQVSDKIAEIISPPNIVPEVQVIYQSIENLHIACPENKGDWYFSGNYPTPGGNKVVNKAFINYMEGKNERAY is encoded by the coding sequence ATGAGTGAACAAATAAAACACGAGTGTGGAATTGCTTTAGTTCGTTTGTTAAAACCTCTCGAATATTACCAGGAAAAATATGGTACTTCACTCTACGGTCTGAACAAATTGCGGTTGTTGATGCAAAAACAACGCAACAGGGGACAGGATGGCGCCGGAATGGCAACGATCAAACTGAATCCGAACCCCGGTGAAAAATATATCAGCCGGAAAAGAAGTGTGGCCACCAATTACCTTGAGGATCTCTTCAAGCAGGTTTACTGGCACTTTGAAAATCTTCCGGAGGACAAACTCAACGACTCCGCCTGGCTCAAGGGCAATAAGCCTTATGTGGGGGAAGTTTTGCTGGGGCACCTGAGGTATGGGACACACGGGGATAATTCCATTGAAACCTGCCATCCGTTTTTGCGACAAAACAACTGGATCACCAGGAATCTCATCCTCGCCGGAAATTTCAATATGACCAATGTGGATGAATTGTTCGGGCACCTGGTGGAATTGGGGCAATATCCGAAGGAGAAGTCAGATACGGTGACTGTACTCGAAAAAATCGGCCATTTCCTCGATGACGAGGTGGAGCGGCTTTTTACCTGGTACAAACCCAACGAAATTTCAAACGAAAAGATCAATAAACTGATTATTCATAAGCTCAATGTAAACCGGATCCTCAAGCGCGCTTCTAAAAAGTTCGACGGTGGGTATGTGATCGCTGGGATGATCGGCCATGGAGATGCTTTTATGATGCGGGATCCTTCGGGAATCCGGCCGGCCTATTATTATGCGGATGATGAGATCGTCGTAGCGGCTTCTGAACGCCCGGCCATCCAAACGGCCCTGGATGTTCATTTCTCTTTGATCAAGGAAATCGAACCTGGTCATGCCCTGATCATTAAACATGACGGGCGGGTGAAACTGAAACAATTTAAGCATCCACTGGAAAGAAATGCCTGTTCTTTTGAACGGATTTATTTTTCCCGGGGAACGGATCGTGATATTTATCTCGAACGTAAAAAATTGGGGGAATTACTTGCAGATACGGTGACCCAGGCCATTGATGGTGAATTTGAACATACGGTTTTTTCAGCGGTTCCCAACACGGCCGAAACCGCCTTCTTTGGGATGGTGGAGGGGTTGGAAAAACGACTGAATGTCATCAAACAACAGAAAATTCTCGAACTCGGGGATCAACTCGATGCAACAAAACTGGAACAGATTCTTTCCCGAAAACCCCGCGTGGAGAAGATCGTGGTCAAAGATGCGAAACTCCGCACTTTCATCGCAGACACCGACTCCAGGGGCGATATGGTGTCACACGTTTACGATGTAACCTATGGCATTGTTCAAAATCATGTAGACACGCTCGTTTTGCTTGACGATTCAATTGTCAGGGGAACCACCATGCGCGACAGCATCATCCAAATGGTGGCCAGACTCAAGCCTAAAAAGATCATCATTGTGTCATCGGCACCCCAGATTCGTTACCCGGATTGTTATGGTATTGATATGTCGAAAATCAACGAATTTGTAGCTTTCAGAGCTTTGGTGGGATTGTTGAAAGACCATAAAAAAGAACATCTTTTGCAGGAAACCTATAAGCGCTGTAAAGCAACGGAGCATTTTCCGAAAGAAAAGATCAAAAATGAATTGATCGAACTGTATAATGAATTTACCTATGAGCAGGTGTCTGACAAGATTGCCGAAATCATCAGCCCGCCCAATATAGTCCCTGAAGTTCAAGTCATTTACCAGTCGATAGAAAACCTCCACATCGCCTGTCCGGAAAATAAGGGGGACTGGTATTTTTCAGGAAATTATCCCACCCCGGGCGGAAATAAGGTGGTAAATAAGGCTTTTATTAATTATATGGAAGGAAAGAATGAAAGAGCGTATTAA
- the rho gene encoding transcription termination factor Rho, protein MIDILQLNDMLVPELKELAEKLGLKGYKKFNKQELIHKILDQQAVVGASTPPSEEGKNPPKKKIISRSAVEARNKPQVEENSKVDDEATEEEKRRPRKVIKKKVIQKLERVENPEQVEKTERIEKVERIEKPERVEKPERNVKHERKREDIPSKNIEPKYNRDDKYEGDSRQEYSDNDDEPRFDIELDGIIEGEGILEMMPDGYGFLRSSDYNYLTSPDDIYVSPSQIKLFGLRTGDTIKGAIRPPKEGEKYFALLRVGKINGLNPQDVRDRVPFDYLTPLFPDEKLNLTVSPTGRDFSNRMIDLFTPIGKGQRGLIVAQPKTGKTFLLKDMANAIAKNHPECYLIVLLVDERPEEVTDMKRSVNAEVIASTFDQPADNHVRVAGVVLEKAKRLVECGHDVVILLDSITRLARAYNTVAPASGKVLSGGVEATALHKPKKFFGAARNIEGGGSLTILATALIETGSKMDSVIFEEFKGTGNMELQLDRALSNKRLYPAIDLTVSSTRRDDLLLDKDTLQRMIILRKHLADMKPVEAMEFMRKNMLHTSSNEEFLASMNG, encoded by the coding sequence ATGATTGATATTTTGCAACTTAATGACATGTTGGTTCCTGAACTGAAGGAACTGGCAGAAAAACTTGGCCTTAAAGGCTATAAGAAGTTTAATAAACAAGAGCTGATTCATAAAATCCTGGATCAACAAGCTGTCGTAGGGGCCAGTACCCCCCCTTCTGAGGAAGGCAAAAATCCCCCGAAAAAGAAAATCATCTCACGCTCTGCTGTAGAAGCAAGAAATAAACCCCAGGTTGAAGAAAATTCAAAGGTTGATGACGAGGCTACTGAGGAAGAAAAAAGAAGACCGCGTAAGGTCATAAAGAAAAAAGTCATTCAGAAACTTGAACGCGTCGAAAATCCTGAACAGGTTGAAAAAACCGAGCGCATCGAAAAAGTCGAACGTATCGAAAAGCCTGAACGTGTTGAAAAGCCTGAGCGTAATGTAAAACATGAACGTAAAAGGGAGGATATTCCTTCAAAAAACATTGAACCTAAATACAACAGGGACGATAAATATGAAGGAGATTCCAGACAGGAATATTCCGATAATGACGATGAACCACGATTCGATATTGAACTGGATGGGATCATTGAAGGAGAGGGAATCCTCGAAATGATGCCCGACGGTTATGGTTTTCTCCGCTCTTCTGATTATAACTATTTGACTTCTCCTGACGATATTTATGTTTCTCCTTCCCAGATAAAATTATTCGGGTTGCGCACCGGCGATACCATTAAAGGCGCCATTCGTCCTCCGAAAGAAGGCGAAAAATATTTTGCACTGCTTCGTGTGGGCAAGATCAATGGACTCAATCCACAGGATGTTCGTGACCGGGTACCTTTTGATTACCTGACTCCCTTGTTCCCTGATGAAAAACTCAACCTGACAGTTTCTCCTACAGGCAGAGACTTTAGCAACAGGATGATCGATCTTTTTACGCCGATCGGGAAAGGTCAGCGTGGTTTGATCGTAGCCCAGCCTAAAACAGGTAAAACATTCCTGTTGAAGGATATGGCCAATGCGATCGCTAAAAACCATCCTGAATGTTACCTGATCGTTCTGTTGGTGGATGAACGCCCGGAAGAGGTAACGGATATGAAACGCAGCGTTAATGCGGAGGTGATTGCCTCTACCTTTGATCAGCCTGCCGATAATCACGTAAGAGTTGCCGGAGTGGTTTTGGAAAAAGCAAAACGCCTCGTAGAATGCGGACACGATGTGGTGATCCTTTTGGATTCCATCACACGTCTGGCCAGAGCTTATAATACCGTTGCCCCTGCTTCCGGAAAAGTATTGTCCGGTGGTGTGGAAGCAACCGCACTGCATAAACCTAAAAAATTCTTTGGTGCTGCCAGAAATATTGAAGGGGGAGGTTCCCTCACCATCCTGGCTACTGCACTGATCGAAACCGGGTCGAAAATGGATAGTGTCATCTTTGAAGAATTTAAAGGAACAGGTAATATGGAACTTCAATTGGATCGTGCATTGTCTAATAAACGCCTGTATCCAGCCATCGACCTTACGGTCTCCAGTACACGTCGGGACGATCTGCTTTTAGACAAAGATACTTTGCAGAGGATGATCATTCTCCGCAAGCACCTTGCCGATATGAAACCGGTAGAAGCTATGGAGTTCATGCGGAAGAATATGCTGCATACCTCCAGCAACGAAGAATTCCTCGCTTCCATGAATGGATAA
- the serS gene encoding serine--tRNA ligase: MLQISFIKENKERVIEGLRTRNYKEEDLKIIDEVLEMDDLRKASKTDLDNSLAEKNRLSKEVGDLFKQGKRAEADAIKDEVSLLKDKISELENSLRETETKLADALYTLPNIPHPSVPKGSTEEDNEVFRAWEGKMPDLAPDAIPHWELAKKYNIFDLELGTKITGAGFPVYRGKGARLERALINFFLDEATDAGYEEIIPPLMVNAESARATGQLPDKEAQMYYVERDDFYLIPTAEVPVTNIYRDVIVEEKDFPMKLTAYTPCFRREAGSYGAHVRGLNRVHQFDKVEIVQFQHPDKSYDTLHEMLAHVAGVLDKLGLPYRILRLCGGDLGFTSALTFDFEVFSAAQERWLEVSSVSNFETFQSNRLKIRFRDGKNTRLAHTLNGSALALARIMAALLENNQTANGIVIPEVLRPYTRFDMLD; encoded by the coding sequence ATGTTACAAATAAGCTTTATCAAAGAGAACAAAGAAAGAGTCATCGAAGGTTTAAGAACCCGCAATTATAAAGAAGAAGACCTTAAGATAATAGATGAAGTTCTCGAAATGGACGACCTGCGAAAAGCCTCCAAAACAGACCTGGACAATTCACTGGCAGAAAAAAACAGATTGTCCAAAGAAGTAGGCGATTTGTTCAAACAGGGAAAAAGGGCGGAAGCGGATGCCATCAAAGACGAGGTATCCCTTTTGAAAGATAAAATCAGCGAGCTGGAAAACAGCCTCAGAGAAACCGAAACCAAGCTGGCGGATGCCCTTTACACCCTCCCCAACATCCCGCATCCTTCTGTCCCTAAAGGCAGTACTGAAGAGGACAATGAAGTGTTTCGGGCCTGGGAAGGCAAAATGCCCGATCTTGCCCCCGATGCCATTCCCCATTGGGAACTGGCCAAAAAATACAATATTTTCGACCTGGAATTAGGAACAAAAATCACCGGTGCCGGGTTCCCGGTCTATCGCGGTAAAGGAGCACGGCTGGAGAGAGCCCTCATCAATTTTTTCCTCGATGAAGCCACCGATGCCGGTTATGAAGAAATCATCCCTCCGCTGATGGTCAATGCTGAAAGTGCCCGGGCTACCGGCCAGTTACCTGATAAGGAGGCCCAAATGTATTATGTTGAACGAGATGACTTCTATCTCATCCCCACCGCAGAAGTGCCGGTAACCAACATTTACCGGGATGTCATTGTTGAGGAAAAGGATTTCCCTATGAAGCTTACGGCCTATACTCCCTGTTTCCGCAGAGAAGCAGGATCCTATGGTGCTCACGTTCGCGGGCTGAACAGGGTACACCAGTTTGACAAAGTGGAGATCGTTCAGTTTCAGCATCCTGATAAATCTTACGATACTTTACATGAAATGCTGGCCCATGTCGCAGGGGTACTCGACAAGCTGGGGCTCCCCTACCGTATCCTCAGACTTTGCGGAGGAGATTTGGGTTTTACTTCTGCCCTGACTTTTGATTTCGAGGTTTTCTCCGCCGCCCAGGAAAGATGGCTGGAAGTGAGTTCTGTCTCCAATTTCGAAACCTTCCAAAGCAACCGGTTGAAAATCCGGTTCAGAGACGGAAAAAACACCCGGCTGGCTCATACCCTGAACGGAAGTGCCCTGGCCCTGGCCAGGATCATGGCGGCATTGCTGGAAAACAACCAAACAGCAAACGGAATTGTTATTCCTGAAGTTTTAAGACCCTATACCCGTTTCGATATGCTGGATTAA
- a CDS encoding zinc metallopeptidase has protein sequence MGGYFGYIVLTGILSLIGMAVGNRLKSKFAHYSKIPVKSGKSGREIAETMLRYYNINDVVITEGQGALTDHYNPLKKVVMLSPEVYHGRSIASAAVAAHECGHAVQHANAYAWLKMRSAIVPVVSFAAKAQQFLLLFALGIFGVGNNPTLILITIATFAITALFSFITLPVEFDASRRALAWLDNSNEMAAAEHEGAKDALWWAAMTYVSAALSALVVLLYFIMRYRD, from the coding sequence ATGGGAGGATATTTTGGATATATTGTTTTAACGGGAATTTTATCCCTGATCGGAATGGCCGTCGGGAACAGGCTGAAAAGCAAGTTCGCCCACTATTCCAAAATTCCTGTAAAATCAGGAAAAAGCGGTCGGGAGATCGCCGAAACAATGCTGCGGTATTACAATATTAATGATGTGGTAATCACCGAAGGACAGGGCGCGCTGACAGATCATTACAATCCCCTTAAAAAGGTGGTAATGCTGAGCCCGGAAGTCTATCATGGCAGAAGCATTGCCTCGGCAGCTGTAGCCGCTCACGAGTGCGGTCATGCCGTACAACATGCCAATGCTTATGCCTGGTTAAAAATGCGTTCAGCTATTGTACCTGTTGTCAGTTTTGCCGCCAAAGCACAGCAATTTTTGCTGCTTTTTGCCCTGGGAATATTTGGCGTAGGAAATAATCCGACGCTCATTTTAATAACAATTGCTACCTTTGCCATCACGGCACTTTTTAGTTTTATCACTCTGCCGGTGGAATTTGACGCCAGCCGGCGCGCTTTGGCATGGTTGGACAACAGCAACGAAATGGCCGCTGCCGAGCATGAAGGAGCGAAAGATGCTCTTTGGTGGGCTGCAATGACCTATGTTTCTGCAGCACTGTCGGCATTGGTTGTACTGTTGTACTTCATCATGAGGTACAGGGACTAA
- the frr gene encoding ribosome recycling factor, with product MVNHAEDIKQLMIETTDSMKQAIKHLEQELLNVRTGKANAGLVAGIMVSYYGNPTPLNQVGNVSNQDARTLIIQPWEKKMIAPIEKAIFEANLGVTPQNDGEVIRISIPPLTEERRKDLVKQAKTLGEDAKISIRSARQKAKDAIKKSVKDGYPEDMGHDRENEVQKLTDEHNKHVDEMFAAKEIDIMTV from the coding sequence ATGGTTAATCATGCGGAAGACATTAAGCAACTGATGATTGAAACAACGGATTCGATGAAACAGGCAATCAAACACCTGGAGCAGGAACTGTTAAATGTAAGAACAGGGAAAGCCAACGCAGGATTGGTGGCAGGGATTATGGTTTCCTATTATGGCAACCCTACTCCTCTGAACCAGGTCGGCAACGTGTCGAATCAGGATGCCCGTACGCTGATCATTCAGCCGTGGGAGAAAAAAATGATCGCCCCCATCGAAAAAGCTATCTTTGAAGCCAATCTCGGGGTGACCCCGCAAAATGACGGGGAAGTCATCCGAATCAGCATCCCTCCTCTGACGGAAGAACGGCGGAAGGACCTGGTCAAACAGGCAAAAACCCTGGGCGAAGATGCAAAAATAAGCATCAGGAGTGCCCGGCAAAAAGCTAAGGATGCCATCAAAAAATCAGTCAAGGACGGTTATCCAGAGGACATGGGCCATGACCGGGAAAATGAAGTACAAAAACTTACGGACGAACACAATAAGCATGTTGACGAAATGTTCGCTGCCAAGGAAATAGATATCATGACCGTTTAG
- the mtaB gene encoding tRNA (N(6)-L-threonylcarbamoyladenosine(37)-C(2))-methylthiotransferase MtaB, with amino-acid sequence MATPKTVSFYTLGCKLNYAETSSIGRMFEDAGYGEIGFPDGADICVINTCSVTEFADKKCRKIVRQALKSNPQSLIVVTGCYAQLKPEEISGIPGVDLVLGAAEKFRILDYIDDLSKTQNKGMVSAGEVSAAKDFINAFSFGDRTRSFLKIQDGCDYKCTFCTIPKARGASRSDTVENVISNARKIAAMGVKEIVLTGVNIGDFGNGTEVIEGLKPKKEALFIDLIKELDEVEGINRFRISSIEPNLCSDEVIEFVAQSKRFAPHFHIPLQSGNDKQLKMMKRRYPRELYAQRVARIRQLIPHCCIGVDVIVGFPGETKEDFLETYRFINELDVAYLHVFTYSERPNTPAYEMQDIVPMEERRRRNKMLTILSEKKKRAFYEKHLGEDRTVLFEMHKDKSLISGFTDNYIKIEMPYEEGLVNTLGQVDLVAINSNGAMDCQVKSMV; translated from the coding sequence ATGGCAACACCAAAGACCGTATCCTTTTATACCCTCGGCTGCAAGCTCAACTATGCGGAAACTTCTTCTATTGGCAGAATGTTTGAAGATGCCGGTTATGGGGAGATAGGCTTTCCGGACGGAGCGGATATCTGTGTCATCAATACCTGCTCCGTCACTGAATTTGCCGACAAGAAATGTCGGAAAATCGTGCGTCAGGCTTTGAAAAGCAATCCCCAGTCGCTGATTGTGGTTACCGGGTGTTACGCACAACTCAAACCGGAAGAAATTTCCGGTATTCCCGGCGTGGATCTCGTTTTGGGTGCCGCCGAAAAATTCCGCATCCTCGATTATATCGACGACCTTTCAAAAACCCAGAATAAGGGTATGGTTAGCGCCGGTGAAGTCAGCGCCGCCAAAGATTTTATCAATGCTTTTTCTTTTGGTGACCGCACCCGGTCTTTCCTGAAAATACAAGATGGTTGTGATTACAAATGTACCTTTTGTACCATCCCCAAAGCACGCGGGGCCAGCAGAAGTGATACGGTTGAAAATGTAATTTCCAATGCCCGGAAGATCGCTGCCATGGGGGTCAAAGAAATAGTCCTGACCGGTGTTAATATCGGCGACTTTGGCAATGGCACCGAAGTCATTGAAGGCCTGAAACCCAAAAAAGAAGCATTGTTTATCGATCTCATCAAGGAGCTCGACGAAGTAGAAGGCATAAACCGCTTCCGGATATCTTCCATAGAACCAAACCTTTGTTCCGATGAGGTGATCGAATTCGTAGCGCAGTCAAAACGGTTCGCGCCGCATTTCCACATTCCGCTGCAATCGGGCAACGACAAACAACTAAAAATGATGAAACGGCGTTATCCGCGTGAATTGTACGCACAGCGGGTGGCCCGTATCAGGCAATTGATTCCACATTGTTGCATAGGCGTGGATGTCATTGTTGGTTTCCCGGGGGAAACAAAAGAAGATTTCCTGGAAACCTACCGTTTTATCAATGAGCTCGATGTGGCTTATCTCCATGTATTCACCTATTCTGAACGGCCAAACACGCCTGCCTATGAAATGCAAGATATCGTGCCGATGGAAGAACGCCGCCGCCGGAATAAAATGCTGACCATCCTGAGTGAGAAGAAAAAACGCGCCTTTTACGAAAAACATTTAGGCGAAGACCGGACCGTGCTTTTTGAAATGCATAAAGACAAAAGCCTCATTTCAGGTTTTACCGATAATTATATCAAAATCGAGATGCCTTATGAAGAGGGGCTCGTCAATACACTCGGACAAGTTGACCTGGTCGCGATAAACTCTAATGGTGCGATGGATTGTCAGGTCAAAAGCATGGTTTGA
- a CDS encoding prolipoprotein diacylglyceryl transferase: MYPDLSYIFHDLFGTPLDGGLSLIKTFGLLLVLAILTAAYFLNKELKRKAKEGLFRPMPVKITEGAAASWGDILSNGAWGLVLGLKIPHVIDHYAEMLKDPSGVLLNAQGNWPVAIVGALIFGGYTYWQGQRKKLPKPTTIIKDMYPHDLIGPITMIAAVSGVIGAKIFAIIEDLPAFFADPAGMFFSGSGLAIYGGLIGGFLGVSWYLRKKKIPIIHVLDAVAPALIIAYGVGRLGCHFSGDGDWGVPHLAATPGWWFLPDWLWSYDYPRNVINEGVLMEGCTNRYCHHLAEAVYPTAFYETLMALAIFGILWFLRKRTSIPGMLFFIYLMFNGFERFWIEKIRVNIKYDFAGIQVTQAEVIAVALFLIGLVGSIILWKRAQKNKAT; encoded by the coding sequence ATGTACCCTGATTTATCCTACATTTTCCACGACTTATTCGGCACGCCTCTTGATGGAGGGTTGTCCCTGATCAAAACATTTGGTCTGTTGCTCGTGCTCGCTATTCTGACGGCGGCCTACTTTCTCAATAAAGAGTTAAAGCGAAAAGCCAAAGAAGGGTTATTCCGGCCTATGCCGGTAAAAATAACAGAAGGAGCAGCTGCTTCATGGGGAGATATCCTTTCCAATGGAGCCTGGGGACTGGTACTGGGGCTGAAAATCCCCCACGTCATTGACCATTATGCTGAGATGCTGAAAGATCCTTCAGGGGTGTTGCTTAATGCACAAGGCAACTGGCCGGTGGCTATTGTTGGTGCGCTGATTTTTGGCGGATACACTTATTGGCAGGGTCAACGGAAAAAATTGCCCAAACCCACAACCATCATAAAAGACATGTACCCCCACGACCTCATTGGCCCAATCACCATGATTGCCGCCGTTTCTGGAGTCATCGGGGCCAAAATATTTGCCATCATTGAAGATTTGCCGGCTTTCTTTGCCGATCCGGCAGGAATGTTTTTTTCCGGCAGTGGTCTCGCCATTTACGGAGGGCTCATCGGTGGATTCTTAGGCGTTAGCTGGTATCTGAGGAAGAAAAAAATTCCCATTATCCATGTGTTGGATGCGGTGGCTCCTGCGCTGATCATTGCTTACGGAGTAGGTCGATTGGGATGTCACTTTTCCGGCGACGGAGATTGGGGCGTTCCCCACCTGGCGGCTACTCCGGGATGGTGGTTTCTGCCCGACTGGTTATGGTCTTATGATTATCCCAGAAATGTGATCAATGAAGGGGTATTAATGGAAGGCTGTACAAACCGCTATTGCCACCATCTGGCAGAAGCCGTTTATCCAACTGCTTTTTATGAAACCCTGATGGCCCTGGCTATTTTCGGTATTTTATGGTTCCTTAGAAAGCGCACCTCTATTCCGGGCATGTTGTTTTTTATCTACCTTATGTTTAATGGTTTTGAGCGTTTTTGGATTGAAAAGATCCGGGTCAACATCAAATACGATTTTGCAGGAATACAGGTGACCCAGGCGGAAGTTATTGCCGTGGCGTTATTTTTGATCGGGCTGGTCGGGAGCATAATCCTATGGAAGCGTGCACAAAAAAACAAGGCCACTTAA
- a CDS encoding L,D-transpeptidase — translation MKIPVKSFGFRLDLPWMGWALVVLMMMCCGRKNESKNEILLPEAIAEEDIVVLFYPVAHDVPIRAYFEFMDSLTAHLDSTLNYPVNEYLVALANPWLIDTLAHTDYYYQMSKGIFNEDSQKLPALRKGEKLLIPDSLQADSLKKMLESIVIDVNIPEFKLRIIENSRVLYTFPVRVGRVQQKYLAMAGRKVDLRTKTGTGKVIRVNRSPTFINPSNNKKYYTTKRDDGKITKLPRTPWIEPELDGHRYGQLIHPTTNPETLGKAYSNGCIGMKEGDMWRLYYHAPVGTTVVVRYDLQGIDEKGDSILLKNIYPGFEQMDKRRQIIAAALGQFQVSGENPPSVCECGIIAQ, via the coding sequence ATGAAAATACCTGTTAAGTCTTTTGGTTTTAGATTGGACTTACCCTGGATGGGATGGGCTCTCGTGGTATTGATGATGATGTGCTGCGGGAGGAAAAATGAGTCCAAAAATGAAATCCTGCTCCCGGAGGCTATCGCTGAGGAGGATATTGTTGTCCTTTTTTATCCTGTTGCCCACGATGTTCCCATTCGGGCCTATTTTGAATTTATGGACTCCCTTACCGCCCACCTGGACTCTACCTTAAATTACCCTGTCAATGAATATTTAGTCGCGCTGGCGAACCCCTGGCTGATCGATACCTTAGCCCATACCGATTATTACTACCAGATGAGTAAAGGTATTTTTAATGAAGATTCACAAAAACTGCCAGCCCTTCGCAAGGGCGAAAAATTGCTTATCCCCGACTCGCTTCAGGCGGATTCATTAAAAAAAATGCTGGAGTCCATTGTTATTGATGTAAATATTCCTGAGTTTAAACTCCGAATAATCGAAAACTCACGGGTTTTGTACACCTTTCCGGTTCGTGTGGGAAGAGTACAGCAAAAATATCTCGCTATGGCGGGGAGAAAGGTGGATTTGAGGACAAAAACAGGGACGGGTAAAGTGATCAGGGTCAATCGTTCCCCGACTTTCATCAATCCGAGCAATAACAAAAAATACTACACTACAAAAAGGGATGACGGAAAAATCACCAAACTGCCCCGAACTCCCTGGATTGAACCAGAGCTGGACGGGCATCGTTACGGGCAACTCATTCATCCCACTACAAATCCAGAAACGTTAGGTAAAGCTTATTCCAATGGGTGTATAGGGATGAAGGAAGGAGATATGTGGCGGTTGTATTACCATGCTCCTGTCGGAACAACAGTGGTCGTCCGATACGACCTGCAAGGGATAGATGAAAAGGGGGATAGCATACTGTTGAAAAACATCTACCCGGGTTTTGAACAAATGGATAAACGGAGGCAAATTATTGCAGCGGCTTTGGGCCAGTTTCAGGTTTCAGGAGAGAATCCACCGTCCGTTTGTGAGTGCGGAATAATTGCACAATGA
- a CDS encoding dipeptide epimerase, translating to MIIIKHLEVWEVKMPLTEPYTIAYETIDATSNIFLRLETNTGIVGFGCAAPDLEVTGETPERVLSQFHQKVEPFLKGQNPFQMVWIMVELKKVCHESPSLMAMVDMALHDLLAKKADLPLYQLLGGYRHSIPTSITIGILPVEETVAKAVQFVKEGFFILKIKGGMNVDLDVERLFKIREKLGHRIFLRFDANQGYSIDEAIRFVSESHRCNIEILEQPTPSKELESMGIVTDQTHLPVMADESLLTLPDAFKIARNNWADMVNIKLMKVGGIIPAKHINSVAMAAGMEAMIGCMDESALGISAGLHFALSRINVEFADLDGHLDLINDPAEGCVILKNGILYPQDKPGLGMDLLRQM from the coding sequence ATGATCATAATAAAACACCTGGAGGTATGGGAAGTTAAAATGCCGCTTACCGAACCCTATACCATTGCCTATGAGACGATAGACGCTACCAGTAATATTTTTTTGAGGCTGGAGACGAATACCGGGATAGTCGGTTTCGGATGTGCTGCGCCGGACCTGGAAGTAACAGGAGAAACACCGGAGAGGGTATTGTCACAATTCCACCAAAAAGTGGAACCTTTCCTGAAGGGCCAGAATCCCTTTCAGATGGTATGGATTATGGTGGAATTGAAGAAAGTATGTCATGAAAGTCCCTCATTAATGGCCATGGTGGATATGGCTTTGCATGATTTGCTTGCCAAAAAGGCCGATTTGCCGTTGTACCAGTTATTGGGAGGGTATCGTCATTCCATTCCCACCAGCATCACCATTGGCATTTTACCTGTTGAGGAAACCGTGGCAAAAGCGGTCCAGTTTGTAAAAGAAGGGTTTTTTATTTTGAAAATAAAAGGGGGCATGAATGTGGACCTCGACGTGGAAAGATTGTTTAAAATCAGGGAAAAACTGGGGCACAGAATCTTTTTGCGTTTTGATGCGAACCAGGGGTATTCCATTGACGAGGCCATTCGTTTTGTCAGTGAATCACACCGGTGTAATATTGAAATCCTGGAACAACCCACGCCGAGTAAGGAACTGGAATCCATGGGCATTGTGACAGACCAAACCCACCTTCCGGTTATGGCCGACGAAAGCCTGCTGACCCTTCCTGATGCATTTAAAATTGCCAGGAATAATTGGGCAGATATGGTGAATATTAAATTGATGAAAGTCGGGGGCATTATCCCGGCCAAGCATATCAATTCTGTTGCAATGGCTGCAGGAATGGAGGCCATGATAGGTTGTATGGATGAAAGTGCCCTCGGCATTTCGGCAGGGCTGCATTTTGCGCTTTCCAGGATCAATGTTGAATTTGCAGACCTTGACGGGCATCTCGATCTGATCAATGATCCCGCGGAGGGGTGCGTGATCCTGAAAAACGGAATTTTATACCCGCAGGATAAACCCGGACTCGGGATGGATCTCCTTAGGCAAATGTAA